In Macadamia integrifolia cultivar HAES 741 chromosome 12, SCU_Mint_v3, whole genome shotgun sequence, the following are encoded in one genomic region:
- the LOC122058072 gene encoding tropinone reductase homolog At5g06060-like isoform X1, whose product MAMDDRWSLKGTTALVTGGTRGIGYAVVEELAGLGAAVHTCSRNEAELNGCLSEWAGKGFQVTGSVCDASSRPQREKLMENVSSVFGGKLNFLINNAGTNIRKPTIEYTAEEYSAVMATNLASAYHLCQLGHPLMKSSGMGSIVFISSVCGVVAVGTGTIYAATKGAINQLTKNLACEWAKDNIRSNSVSPWYIRTSLVEHLLEDKEFLEKVVSRTPLRRPGEPKEVSSLVAFLCLPASSYITGQVISVDGGMMVNGFYPTHD is encoded by the exons ATGGCTATGGATGATCGGTGGTCACTGAAGGGAACGACTGCTCTTGTTACCGGAGGAACCAGAGGAATCGG ATATGCCGTTGTCGAGGAATTAGCTGGATTAGGGGCAGCCGTGCATACCTGTTCTCGAAATGAAGCCGAACTCAATGGGTGCTTGAGTGAATGGGCAGGAAAGGGTTTCCAGGTTACTGGGTCGGTCTGCGATGCTTCGTCTCGACCTCAACGAGAGAAACTCATGGAGAATGTTTCCTCTGTTTTCGGTGGCAAGCTCAACTTCCTT ATAAACAATGCTGGTACGAATATAAGGAAGCCAACCATTGAATACACTGCTGAAGAATATTCAGCCGTGATGGCTACCAACTTGGCATCTGCTTACCATCTATGCCAACTTGGACATCCTCTTATGAAATCATCGGGAATGGGAAGCATTGTATTCATCTCCTCCGTTTGTGGTGTCGTGGCAGTTGGTACTGGCACTATTTATGCAGCAACCAAGG GAGCAATTAATCAACTTACGAAGAACTTGGCATGTGAATGGGCAAAAGACAATATTAGGAGCAACTCTGTTTCACCTTGGTATATCAGAACATCACTTGTGGAACAT TTGCTTGAGGACAAAGAATTTTTGGAAAAGGTAGTCTCTCGAACTCCTCTTCGGCGCCCTGGAGAGCCAAAGGAGGTATCCTCCCTAGTGGCATTCCTTTGCCTACCTGCTTCCTCATACATCACTGGCCAGGTTATCTCTGTTGATGGTGGAATGATGGTTAATGGTTTCTACCCAACTCATGATTAG
- the LOC122058072 gene encoding tropinone reductase homolog At5g06060-like isoform X3, which yields MAMDDRWSLKGTTALVTGGTRGIGYAVVEELAGLGAAVHTCSRNEAELNGCLSEWAGKGFQVTGSVCDASSRPQREKLMENVSSVFGGKLNFLINNAGTNIRKPTIEYTAEEYSAVMATNLASAYHLCQLGHPLMKSSGMGSIVFISSVCGVVAVGTGTIYAATKGAINQLTKNLACEWAKDNIRSNSVSPCCLRTKNFWKR from the exons ATGGCTATGGATGATCGGTGGTCACTGAAGGGAACGACTGCTCTTGTTACCGGAGGAACCAGAGGAATCGG ATATGCCGTTGTCGAGGAATTAGCTGGATTAGGGGCAGCCGTGCATACCTGTTCTCGAAATGAAGCCGAACTCAATGGGTGCTTGAGTGAATGGGCAGGAAAGGGTTTCCAGGTTACTGGGTCGGTCTGCGATGCTTCGTCTCGACCTCAACGAGAGAAACTCATGGAGAATGTTTCCTCTGTTTTCGGTGGCAAGCTCAACTTCCTT ATAAACAATGCTGGTACGAATATAAGGAAGCCAACCATTGAATACACTGCTGAAGAATATTCAGCCGTGATGGCTACCAACTTGGCATCTGCTTACCATCTATGCCAACTTGGACATCCTCTTATGAAATCATCGGGAATGGGAAGCATTGTATTCATCTCCTCCGTTTGTGGTGTCGTGGCAGTTGGTACTGGCACTATTTATGCAGCAACCAAGG GAGCAATTAATCAACTTACGAAGAACTTGGCATGTGAATGGGCAAAAGACAATATTAGGAGCAACTCTGTTTCACCTTG TTGCTTGAGGACAAAGAATTTTTGGAAAAGGTAG
- the LOC122058070 gene encoding receptor-like protein 7 has translation MSSPQISWLLGLLYVSVPFAIEKVLVCGQCLVDQRSLLLQLNQSLSFYQRPHSIDSKLASWNTSTDCCCWPGITCDRDSGHVNGLDLSREYISGGIDNLSSSLFNLQYLQSLNLANNNFNSTPIPSGLVKLVNLTNLNLSNAGFAGQVPIEISRLTMLDSLDISISLPGLTQLRLENPDLKTLVWNLSGLRTLRLDGVNISAKGTQWCRALSSALPNLQVLSLSNCYLSGPLDSSLSKLSLLSHINLNQNNISAEVPIFFKNFSNLTSLHLSSCGLYGKFPERILQLRTLQSLIVSVNPLLHGFLPEFPLNGSLRTLVLSTTSFSGSLPDSISRLRLLSRFELMSCSFNGSVPSSIIELSQLHSLDFSLNNFTGSIPPLPETLTQVNLAHNSFIGPLPDSAWKRLVKLVNLDLRNNSLNGEIPCSLFTLPTLKRLQLGQNQFAGQLREFPTSSYAPLENIDLSGNKIEGPIPLPIFEFSGLQVLALSSNNFSGTIELEMIQKLQNLTYLDLSYNSLLINATVCNSKSLFPQIRTLKLASCNLRGFPDFLRRIQPTLTNLDLSNNQIHGEIPTWVWKIGNGSLTYLNLSFNFLNNLERPLPDLSDGSLAVLDLHSNLLQGPIPDLSSSLTYLDLSNNSFQSTISSNIGHCLVFIIFLSLSSNNLTGEIPQSICNAGYLQVLDLSNNSLSGTIPLCLANMSTLTVLNLRRNHFVGHIPQDFQVGCSLRTLDLSVNRFEGKLPATLAKCTKLEVLNIGNNRINGTFPFWLVNCTDLRVLVLRSNRFSGPIKGEGKNNTFPKLQIVDFSSNNFTGNLPLECFKKWIAMMVNEGETEYLIKHETLRVRFLKYSQMYYQDTVTVTIKGHEMELMKILTVYTSIDLSKNRLQGEIPNEIGNLTSLYFLNLSHNALTGRIPSSLGNLKQLESLDLSTNNLGGEIPQQLTSLTFLSVLNLSWNNLTGMIPKGPQFQTFTETSFEGNEGLCGVPLLRDCIDNRTALAVPAISSKKHRQLFGYDWQIVLNGFFVGFGGGAGLVVAFFFFSNRGRKWLLAR, from the coding sequence ATGAGTTCTCCACAAATTTCATGGCTCCTTGGCCTCCTCTATGTTTCTGTTCCATTCGCCATTGAAAAAGTTCTGGTTTGCGGCCAATGTCTTGTGGATCAGAGATCTCTGTTGCTCCAGCTGAATCAAAGCCTCTCCTTCTATCAGCGTCCCCATTCCATTGATTCAAAGCTTGCATCTTGGAACACAAGCACTGATTGCTGTTGTTGGCCGGGCATCACCTGCGACAGAGATTCTGGTCATGTTAATGGTCTCGATCTCAGCAGAGAATATATATCCGGAGGAATAGACAACTTAAGCAGCAGTCTATTTAATCTGCAGTATCTCCAGAGCTTGAATTTGGCTAACAACAACTTCAATTCTACGCCAATTCCATCTGGGCTTGTCAAACTCGTAAATTTGACCAACCTCAATTTGTCCAACGCGGGTTTTGCGGGCCAAGTTCCCATTGAGATCTCACGTCTGACGATGTTAGACTCTCTTGATATCTCTATTAGTTTGCCTGGACTGACTCAATTAAGACTTGAAAATCCGGATCTCAAAACTCTTGTTTGGAACCTCTCAGGATTGAGGACACTGCGACTTGATGGGGTGAATATATCAGCGAAGGGCACTCAATGGTGCCGGGCCTTATCCTCTGCACTGCCTAATCTGCAAGTATTGAGCTTGTCCAATTGTTACCTTTCAGGTCCGCTAGATTCTTCACTTTCTAAACTAAGTTTGCTTTCTCATATTAATCTCAACCAGAACAATATATCTGCTGAAGTGCCAATATTCTTCAAGAATTTCAGTAACTTGACTTCACTGCATCTCAGTTCTTGTGGGTTATATGGGAAATTCCCGGAAAGaattcttcagttgaggacccTTCAAAGCCTCATTGTTTCAGTGAACCCGCTTCTGCATGGTTTTCTGCCAGAATTTCCTCTGAACGGATCACTTCGGAccttggtactctctaccactagCTTTTCGGGTTCATTACCAGATTCTATAAGCCGTCTTAGACTTCTGTCCAGATTTGAGCTTATGAGTTGCAGCTTCAATGGATCAGTTCCATCCTCAATTATAGAGCTCAGCCAGCTCCATTCTTTGGACTTTTCGCTTAACAACTTCACTGGCTCTATACCTCCATTGCCTGAAACTCTAACCCAAGTAAATCTTGCCCATAATAGTTTCATAGGTCCACTTCCAGATTCTGCTTGGAAGAGGCTTGTAAAGCTTGTGAATCTCGACTTGAGGAATAATTCACTCAATGGAGAGATACCATGTTCACTCTTCACCTTGCCAACACTGAAGAGATTACAATTAGGCCAAAACCAATTTGCTGGCCAACTCAGAGAATTTCCTACTTCATCTTATGCTCCGTTGGAAAACATAGATCTGAGTGGCAACAAAATTGAAGGGCCAATTCCATTGCCAATCTTTGAATTCTCAGGTCTTCAAGTTCTCGCACTCTCTTCCAACAATTTCAGTGGCACTATTGAGCTTGAGATGATTCAGAAACTGCAGAACCTTACCTATCTCGATCTTTCCTACAATAGCTTGCTGATCAATGCTACTGTTTGTAATTCTAAATCATTATTCCCCCAGATCCGCACACTGAAATTGGCATCCTGCAACCTGCGAGGCTTCCCTGATTTTTTAAGGCGAATCCAGCCAACATTGACTAATCTAGACCTTTCCAATAATCAAATTCATGGGGAAATACCCACCTGGGTTTGGAAAATTGGTAATGGGTCTCTTACTTATTTGAACCTTTCTTTTAACTTCCTCAACAATCTGGAGCGACCTTTGCCTGATCTGAGTGATGGTTCATTGGCTGTTCTTGACCTTCACTCCAATTTGCTCCAAGGACCAATCCCAGATCTGTCATCatccctcacatatttggattTATCCAATAACAGCTTCCAATCCACCATCTCATCTAATATCGGTCATTgccttgtcttcatcatctttctctctctctcgagcAATAATCTCACCGGAGAAATCCCTCAATCAATATGTAATGCTGGTTATCTTCAAGTTCTTGATCTGTCTAACAACAGCTTGAGCGGCACAATCCCCTTATGTTTAGCTAACATGAGCACTCTGACGGTACTGAACCTACGGCGTAACCACTTTGTTGGCCACATTCCTCAAGATTTTCAAGTTGGTTGCAGTCTAAGGACACTGGATCTCAGTGTGAATAGATTTGAAGGAAAATTACCTGCAACACTAGCCAAGTGCACAAAGCTAGAGGTTCTCAATATTGGGAACAACAGAATAAATGGCACATTTCCATTCTGGTTGGTAAATTGTACCGACTTACGGGTCCTTGTTTTGCGCTCCAATAGATTTAGCGGACCCATTAAAGGTGAAGGCAAAAATAATACTTTTCCAAAGCTGCAAATTGTAGACTTCTCTTCGAATAATTTCACTGGTAATCTTCCCCTTGAATGCTTTAAGAAATGGATAGCAATGATGGTTAACGAGGGTGAAACGGAGTATTTGATTAAGCATGAGACATTGAGAGTCAGGTTCCTAAAATACAGTCAAATGTACTATCAGGATACAGTGACAGTTACAATCAAAGGGCATGAAATGGAGTTGATGAAGATCCTAACCGTCTATACGTCCATTGACTTGTCAAAAAATAGACTCCAAGGGGAGATTCCAAATGAGATAGGAAACCTCACTTCTCTCTATTTTCTTAATTTGTCACATAATGCTCTAACTGGTCGAATACCATCATCCTTGGGGAACCTGAAACAGCTCGAGTCATTAGACCTTTCAACCAACAATTTAGGAGGAGAGATCCCTCAGCAGCTGACAAGCCTAACATTCCTTTCGGTCCTGAACCTCTCTTGGAACAACCTTACCGGGATGATACCGAAGGGACCTCAATTTCAGACATTTACAGAGACTTCCTTTGAAGGGAATGAAGGCTTATGTGGAGTCCCCTTGTTGAGAGACTGCATTGACAATAGAACAGCATTAGCAGTACCGGCAATATCGAGCAAAAAACACCGTCAATTGTTTGGGTATGATTGGCAAATCGTACTGAACGGATTTTTTGTAGGATTTGGTGGGGGAGCGGGATTGGTTGTCgcgttcttcttcttttcaaatCGAGGAAGGAAATGGTTGTTGGCCCGCTAA
- the LOC122058072 gene encoding tropinone reductase homolog At5g06060-like isoform X2, whose product MAMDDRWSLKGTTALVTGGTRGIGYAVVEELAGLGAAVHTCSRNEAELNGCLSEWAGKGFQVTGSVCDASSRPQREKLMENVSSVFGGKLNFLINNAGTNIRKPTIEYTAEEYSAVMATNLASAYHLCQLGHPLMKSSGMGSIVFISSVCGVVAVGTGTIYAATKGAINQLTKNLACEWAKDNIRSNSVSPWYIRTSLVEHLLKNKEFLEKVVSRTPLRRPGEPKEVSSLVAFLCLPASSYITGQVISVDGGMTVNGFYPTHD is encoded by the exons ATGGCTATGGATGATCGGTGGTCACTGAAGGGAACGACTGCTCTTGTTACCGGAGGAACCAGAGGAATCGG ATATGCCGTTGTCGAGGAATTAGCTGGATTAGGGGCAGCCGTGCATACCTGTTCTCGAAATGAAGCCGAACTCAATGGGTGCTTGAGTGAATGGGCAGGAAAGGGTTTCCAGGTTACTGGGTCGGTCTGCGATGCTTCGTCTCGACCTCAACGAGAGAAACTCATGGAGAATGTTTCCTCTGTTTTCGGTGGCAAGCTCAACTTCCTT ATAAACAATGCTGGTACGAATATAAGGAAGCCAACCATTGAATACACTGCTGAAGAATATTCAGCCGTGATGGCTACCAACTTGGCATCTGCTTACCATCTATGCCAACTTGGACATCCTCTTATGAAATCATCGGGAATGGGAAGCATTGTATTCATCTCCTCCGTTTGTGGTGTCGTGGCAGTTGGTACTGGCACTATTTATGCAGCAACCAAGG GAGCAATTAATCAACTTACGAAGAACTTGGCATGTGAATGGGCAAAAGACAATATTAGGAGCAACTCTGTTTCACCTTGGTATATCAGAACATCACTTGTGGAACAT TTGCTCAAGAACAAAGAGTTTTTGGAAAAGGTAGTCTCTCGAACTCCTCTTCGGCGCCCTGGAGAGCCAAAGGAGGTATCCTCCCTAGTGGCGTTCCTTTGCCTACCTGCTTCCTCATATATCACTGGCCAGGTTATCTCTGTTGATGGTGGAATGACGGTTAATGGATTCTACCCAACCCATGATTAG
- the LOC122057938 gene encoding receptor-like protein 6: MGSLLTIVDPKEVCDSTESAVESSLASTGHFNKLYISVTSIFSMSSSSIRSTQISWLPLLLYSVSVLFAINKVLVVCGRCLEDQRSLFLQLNQSLTFSQWPCSDDPKLVSWNTNTDCCSWKGVTCDRDSGHVIGLDLSGECISGGVENISSTLFNLRYLLQSLNLADNYFNSTPIPSGLDKFVNLTILNLSNAGFGGQVPIEISRLRRLFSLDLSNMPMYERNQLILENPDLRTLVQDLSGLRISVLMECIYQRIREVNGPLDSSLSELSLLSQIDLSQNDLSTEVPIFFENFINLTSLRLSDCGLYGKFPNRVLQLRTLQSLDVSENPLLYGFLPEFPLNGSLIQSLVLYDTSFSGSLPDSIANLSLLSELRLSSCSFNGSIPSSIIELNQLELLDLSNNSFTGPIPPLPETLTLVILSHNMLTGPLLDSREKPRKA; the protein is encoded by the exons ATGGGATCCTTACTCACCATTGTCGATCCTAAAGAG GTCTGTGATTCCACAGAGAGTGCAGTGGAGAGTAGCTTGGCAAGCACTGGCCATTTTAATAAGCTATATATTAGTGTCACTTCTATCTTCAGCATG TCATCTTCTTCAATAAGATCTACACAAATTTCATGGCTCCCACTCCTCCTCTACTCTGTTTCTGTTCTGTTCGCCATTAATAAAGTTTTGGTGGTTTGTGGCCGATGTCTTGAGGATCAAAGATCTCTTTTTCTCCAGCTGAATCAAAGCCTCACCTTCTCTCAGTGGCCCTGTTCTGATGATCCAAAACTTGTGTCTTGGAACACAAACACTGATTGCTGTAGTTGGAAAGGCGTCACCTGCGACAGAGATTCTGGTCATGTTATTGGTCTCGACCTCAGTGGCGAATGTATATCCGGAGGAGTTGAGAATATAAGCAGCACTCTATTTAATCTTCGGTATCTCCTGCAAAGCTTGAATTTGGCTGACAACTACTTCAATTCTACGCCGATTCCATCTGGGCTTGACAAATTCGTCAATTTAACCATCCTCAACCTGTCCAACGCCGGTTTTGGAGGCCAAGTTCCCATCGAAATCTCACGTCTCAGGAGGTTATTTTCTCTCGATCTCTCCAATATGCCTATGTATGAACGGAATCAATTGATACTCGAAAACCCAGATCTTAGAACTCTTGTTCAGGACCTCTCAGGATTGAGGATCTCCGTCTTGATGGAGTGCATATATCAGCGAATAAGGGAAGTCAATG GGCCACTGGATTCTTCGCTTTCAGAACTAAGTTTGCTCTCTCAGATTGATCTCAGCCAGAACGATCTATCTACTGAAGTACCAATTTTCTTTGAGAATTTCATCAACTTGACTTCTCTGCGTCTCAGTGATTGTGGGTTATACGGGAAATTCCCGAACAGAGTTCTTCAGCTAAGAACCCTTCAAAGCCTCGATGTATCAGAGAACCCGCTTCTATATGGTTTTCTGCCAGAATTTCCTCTAAACGGATCTCTTATTCAGTCCTTGGTACTCTATGACACCAGCTTCTCAGGTTCCTTACCAGATTCTATAGCCAATCTTAGCCTTCTCTCCGAATTACGTCTCTCGAGTTGCAGCTTCAATGGGTCAATTCCGTCATCCATTATAGAACTTAACCAGCTCGAACTTTTGGACTTGTCAAATAACAGTTTCACTGGCCCTATACCTCCGTTGCCTGAAACTCTAACCCTAGTAATCCTTTCCCATAATATGTTGACAGGTCCACTTTTGGACTCAAGGGAAAAGCCTCGTAAAGCTTGA
- the LOC122058071 gene encoding receptor like protein 22-like isoform X1 encodes MIDQKLQNLIDLDLSYNSLLLINTTIRNPNSSFPELETLKLVSCNLQGFPDFSRHRRQSTLSHLDLSNNQIHGEIPSWIWDIGHYGFLNYLNLSFNFLNKLEQPLPDQSFISTVLVLDLHSNILQGPIPVLPSLITACMDLSNNSFQSIIPSNIGDSLIINNYYSLSSNNLTGEIPQSICNAHSLEVLDLSNNSLSGAIPSCLANMDALTVLNLQGNHFVGRIPQDFQVGCILKTLDLSVNKLEGPLPTALANCKKLEVLNLGNNRINGAFPFWLASFADLRVLVLHSNRFAGHIRGYDVTNHSNFPKLQFIDLSSNNFTGNLPSEFFMQWTAMMADENETQSKIKHEALSSMVVPYAERYVGLETYYQDTVTVTIKGQEMVLTKILTIHTSIDLSNNGFQGEIPNVPGSLTSLCLLNLSHNALTGRIPSSLGNLQQLESLDLSSNKLGGEIPQQLASLTFLSVLNLSWNNLTGMIPKGTQFQTFSESSFQGNEGLCGAPLSRRKLLLARK; translated from the coding sequence ATGATTGATCAGAAACTGCAGAACCTTATCGATCTCGATCTTTCCTACAATAGCCTGCTGCTGATCAATACTACTATTCGTAATCCTAACTCATCATTCCCCGAACTCGAGACGCTGAAATTGGTGTCCTGCAACCTGCAAGGCTTCCCTGATTTCTCAAGACACAGGCGACAGTCGACATTGAGTCATCTGGATCTGTCCAACAATCAAATTCATGGGGAAATACCCTCTTGGATTTGGGATATTGGTCATTATGGGTTTCTCAATTATTTGAACCTTTCTTTCAACTTCCTCAACAAACTAGAACAACCTTTGCCTGATCAGAGTTTTATAAGTACAGTTCTTGTCCTCGACCTTCACTCCAACATCCTCCAAGGACCAATCCCAGTTCTGCCATCATTAATCACTGCATGTATGGATTTATCAAACAACAGTTTTCAATCCATCATCCCATCTAATATCGGGGATTCCCTCATCATCAACAACTACTACTCTCTCTCGAGCAATAATCTCACCGGGGAAATTCCTCAATCGATATGTAATGCACAttctcttgaagttcttgatctGTCAAACAACAGCTTGAGCGGGGCCATCCCCTCATGTTTGGCTAACATGGACGCACTGACGGTACTGAACCTCCAGGGTAACCACTTTGTTGGCCGCATTCCTCAAGACTTTCAAGTTGGGTGCATTCTAAAGACACTGGATCTTAGTGTGAACAAATTAGAAGGACCTTTACCTACAGCCCTGGCCAACTGCAAGAAGTTGGAGGTTCTCAATCTTGGGAACAACCGAATAAATGGCGCATTTCCGTTCTGGTTGGCAAGCTTTGCCGACTTACGGGTCCTTGTTCTGCACTCCAATAGATTCGCCGGACATATTAGAGGTTACGACGTCACAAATCATTCTAATTTCCCAAAGCTGCAATTCATAGACCTCTCTTCGAATAATTTCACTGGTAATCTTCCCTCCGAATTCTTTATGCAATGGACAGCAATGATGGCTGATGAGAATGAAACTCAATCCAAGATTAAGCATGAAGCATTGAGTTCAATGGTCGTACCATATGCTGAACGTTACGTGGGTTTAGAAACGTACTACCAGGATACAGTGACGGTTACAATCAAAGGGCAAGAAATGGTATTGACAAAGATCCTAACCATCCATACCTCTATTGACTTATCAAACAATGGATTCCAAGGAGAGATTCCTAATGTGCCAGGAAGCCTCACTTCTCTCTGCCTCCTTAACTTGTCACATAATGCTCTAACTGGTCGAATACCATCATCCCTGGGGAACCTGCAACAGCTCGAGTCATTAGATCTCTCAAGCAACAAGTTGGGAGGAGAGATACCTCAGCAACTGGCAAGCCTGACATTCCTTTCGGTCTTGAACCTCTCATGGAACAACCTTACTGGGATGATACCAAAGGGAACTCAATTTCAGACATTTTCAGAGAGCTCCTTCCAAGGGAATGAAGGATTATGTGGAGCTCCCTTGTCGAGAAGGAAATTGTTGTTGGCCCGCAAATGA
- the LOC122057936 gene encoding tropinone reductase homolog At1g07440-like: MGDAGSSIMDGRWSLKGMTALVTGGTRGIGYAVVEELSGLGAAVHTCSRNEAELNGCLRDWAEKGFQVTGSVCDASSRPQREKLMETVSSVFGGKLNILINNVGTNIRKPTIEYTAEEYSFLIATNLESAYNLCQLVHPLLKSSGMGSIVFISSVAGVVAVNTGTIYASTKGNTPKPMLHIIMRKLTVGKL; encoded by the exons ATGGGGGACGCAGGCAGCAGTATTATGGACGGTCGGTGGTCACTCAAGGGAATGACTGCTCTTGTCACTGGTGGAACCCGAGGGATTGG GTATGCCGTTGTCGAGGAATTATCCGGACTAGGGGCGGCCGTGCATACCTGTTCTCGAAACGAAGCCGAACTCAATGGGTGCTTGCGTGACTGGGCGGAAAAGGGTTTCCAAGTTACAGGGTCGGTCTGCGATGCTTCTTCTCGACCTCAACGAGAGAAACTCATGGAGACTGTGTCCTCTGTTTTCGGTGGCAAGCTCAATATCCTT ATAAACAATGTTGGTACAAATATAAGGAAGCCAACCATCGAATACACTGCTGAAGAATATTCTTTCCTGATAGCTACCAACCTGGAATCTGCGTACAATCTATGTCAACTTGTACATCCTCTTTTGAAATCATCAGGAATGGGAAGCATTGTATTCATCTCCTCCGTTGCTGGTGTTGTGGCCGTTAATACCGGCACTATTTATGCATCAACCAAGGGTAATACTCCTAAACCTATGCTACATATTATCATGAGAAAGTTGACAGTTGGAAAATTGTAG
- the LOC122058072 gene encoding tropinone reductase homolog At5g06060-like isoform X4, with the protein MAMDDRWSLKGTTALVTGGTRGIGYAVVEELAGLGAAVHTCSRNEAELNGCLSEWAGKGFQVTGSVCDASSRPQREKLMENVSSVFGGKLNFLINNAGTNIRKPTIEYTAEEYSAVMATNLASAYHLCQLGHPLMKSSGMGSIVFISSVCGVVAVGTGTIYAATKGAINQLTKNLACEWAKDNIRSNSVSPWYIRTSLVEHLLKNKEFLEKVVSRTPLRRPGEPKEVSSLVAFLCLPASSYITGQVISVDGGMTVNGFYPTHEEKVVSRTPLRRPGEPKEVSSLVAFLCLPASSYITGQVISVDGGMMVNGFYPTHD; encoded by the exons ATGGCTATGGATGATCGGTGGTCACTGAAGGGAACGACTGCTCTTGTTACCGGAGGAACCAGAGGAATCGG ATATGCCGTTGTCGAGGAATTAGCTGGATTAGGGGCAGCCGTGCATACCTGTTCTCGAAATGAAGCCGAACTCAATGGGTGCTTGAGTGAATGGGCAGGAAAGGGTTTCCAGGTTACTGGGTCGGTCTGCGATGCTTCGTCTCGACCTCAACGAGAGAAACTCATGGAGAATGTTTCCTCTGTTTTCGGTGGCAAGCTCAACTTCCTT ATAAACAATGCTGGTACGAATATAAGGAAGCCAACCATTGAATACACTGCTGAAGAATATTCAGCCGTGATGGCTACCAACTTGGCATCTGCTTACCATCTATGCCAACTTGGACATCCTCTTATGAAATCATCGGGAATGGGAAGCATTGTATTCATCTCCTCCGTTTGTGGTGTCGTGGCAGTTGGTACTGGCACTATTTATGCAGCAACCAAGG GAGCAATTAATCAACTTACGAAGAACTTGGCATGTGAATGGGCAAAAGACAATATTAGGAGCAACTCTGTTTCACCTTGGTATATCAGAACATCACTTGTGGAACAT TTGCTCAAGAACAAAGAGTTTTTGGAAAAGGTAGTCTCTCGAACTCCTCTTCGGCGCCCTGGAGAGCCAAAGGAGGTATCCTCCCTAGTGGCGTTCCTTTGCCTACCTGCTTCCTCATATATCACTGGCCAGGTTATCTCTGTTGATGGTGGAATGACGGTTAATGGATTCTACCCAACCCATGA GGAAAAGGTAGTCTCTCGAACTCCTCTTCGGCGCCCTGGAGAGCCAAAGGAGGTATCCTCCCTAGTGGCATTCCTTTGCCTACCTGCTTCCTCATACATCACTGGCCAGGTTATCTCTGTTGATGGTGGAATGATGGTTAATGGTTTCTACCCAACTCATGATTAG